Within the Megalops cyprinoides isolate fMegCyp1 chromosome 10, fMegCyp1.pri, whole genome shotgun sequence genome, the region GGCGTAGCTGCGTTCATTTCCAAATCACGGACGCCCTCACGCTTGGGGCGTGTTTATAATTCTGACACCGCATGTGGGCGGCGCtgagctctcctctctgtctcagcgAGGACCAGTCTCTCGCTGCAGCTGCATCCCGGATTGAGCATCATCAGACTGGAAGCGAGAGAAGGGAGGCAAGAAAGCGTCGTCGACGCTCCAACCATTATCGGTCCTTTCGGAAAACGGAGGATTGTAGCTTCACGGCTGACATATTACGCAGACCTAAAGACATATAAAGGAGAGAAGTAGTTCTACATGGAAATAAAATAGAGACTtataatttttacttttttattttattttctgacagcAACGCAGCCTTTACTGAGTTTCAAAATGGCTGAGATTACCAACATAAAACCAGTGTATGGTAAGTACTATTAGCtagctgtgtttcttttctgaAGAGAACCTTGAACGTTTCTTTGAAGTTGTCGCTGCCATGACGCTTTATTGTACTGTTGGTAGAACaaccaattaaaacaaataattgacCAAATATACGGTGAAATTTGGTTAAATACGAGCGTTTAAGACGCAGAAATATAGTTTTACTTGGTAGCTACTTCGTAGCTGCGCTATAACGTTAGGCTGCTTATTTCTGCCAATGGCTAACGAAGTTTTAATAATTCAGTTGGTTACCGCCGTTAGTCAAGCGAACGTTatgatgctgtttttaatttgtatgttAATTAAATCAAGTGTCGCAATCAAACACATGCTCAACTCCTCGAAATGGGTAGGCTATAGCTGGTAAATCAGGATCGCCAGCTAGTAAGACTGATTTTCACATTACCTGGTACATTGCAATATCCTTCTAGTCTAAAGGACAGGCAGACATTAATTTTGGAAGCGTATTGGTAACATTGCATTAAAACATGGCTATCGCAGATACAGATAATAGTTCATATTTAGGCTATCTGTTATCATTATATTTATGTTGTTACACTATGGTTTCACATGGGAAGAAGAGTAAAATTCACAGTAGTCATAACCATTTGTCTAacgatatgtttttttttgttttttttttaagatttctGAATAAGAATAAAGACGCtgctgtttaatacattttttacacgACCCATGAAGTGTATTTGTCTTTCTGGTGGTTGCCACTTGCTTCGTCATTTGCGCACTCTCTGGCAGTGGGAGAAAATATTGGCATCTCTGATGCTACGGCTGGGAGAGCCGTAGCACCAGAGAGGGTGGGAAAATTCTGGCCTTTTGTCTGTTAAGGACTTAGATTGAGTCACAGTGATTTTCGGGTCGTGATTTTCTGACGGAACGAAAAATCTAATGGTGGGCCTGCGCTGTTTTCAACTGCCCCCACTCTTTCTAATGGCGTTGACTGCGCGTGTGATGGGGTGGATGTGTATGACGTTATGTCTATTCCTGGGCAGGCATCGCCTATCCCCGTTTAtctattgtttttgttaaaacaaCCTGCTCGGAATCGGATTTGTGTCTgcattcctttattttcttttgtccaGGACGTTGGCGTGATTTATTTTCACGCCCATTGTTGTGCGTCTCGTTTTATATGTGGTATCATGATCGCAGTGGTCTTTATACGGCAGATATGTTAGCAATAAAACGGAGCAATGCTACTCTATAATGTGCTCTGGGACGCTCAAAGGAACAgatataatgtactgtatggaAGGAGCCAGGCAAATCACACGTAAAGCTCAGCAGATTGTTAGAGCCTGTGCTGTACGATGCTACAGACGCGGGGAGTACAGAATGTCTTCTCCAGTTATGCGTTAACGGCTGTCTCATTCATGTGCCTGGAAAGGAGGTGAGAAAACAGTGGCGAGACAACTTTCAGTTAAGCACAGAATTCTAAATTAATGGGCCAAGATAATTTTATGCCTACTGAAAGCTTCTCTCCCAAAGCCACTGTTCTCCTGCAGGTTACAGAATTTAGTGAAATGCAAGTCTCTCGAGTGTGGGactttaatttgtatttatttgagtGAGGAGTTAATAGGTgcccagtggaaaaaaaaaattataagatGGTGGATGTAATGCTTGTGTACATAAGGCACAAGGACATCTCAAATGAAATAGCTACCAAACAAaggttttttcattttacagtatataacaGTGGGGTGATTTGCATGCACcatcatatatttaaaaataactcccTCAGTAACTGTTCTGGTCCAAAACCCAGTGCGTAGGTGGTTTCTTGAAGATTGGCTCAGGGAGTGAATTTGGGCTGAATGAATCACCATGCGGGTAAAACAACTCAATATCACGCTCCTCACAGCATACTATATATGTGTCTATGTCATAAAACTGGGTTTGGTCACTTAAAGAGTAAACTGTTGGATTACTAGATTAAGTAATCAACTGAAAGCTGTAGCGATCTTAcgtgaataaaattaaaacaaatgggGAGTTTGGATTTGGCAATCTGAATGATATATTCTGCCTGCCATGGCAGACGGTAAAAGTAGAGGCACCAACCAAAGTAATGACTGATGTACTAAAACTTACTAAAGTAGTAAGTAGCAGAATGAAAATAGGGTCAACAGCAGTAATATGGTTAAACTTTATACATGTAGTTTATGTAATCACTGTTCTTTGAGCACAATGAAACAGATTTGGCTTTTGGTTTCAGTGTTATTACTTAAGAGATGTCTATTACATCAGGGGTTTGTGCAGCTGTAGGAATATAAGTCCAATATCAGAATTGGGGGGTTTATCAGTTGGCAGACTGTCGTAAGCTAATTATGTCATATATGGCAGGAGATGCTCCCACCACTCCACACATTGTTCAGGCGCTGTACGTATGGCAGGTTGTTACTATCACACACGTACAGTGTATTTGACACAACCACAGATGCAAAAGTGGCATCCCCTTGCCTTAAAGGCACAAGACAACTGGGCTGTGACAACATGTATCATGGAGATACACCACTACATTTCTCTGTATTATTGACCTTTTTAGCTATAACCTGAAGACAGATGTTATATATGTGGTGACAGAAGGACAAGCCTCTCACCACCACCTGTGAAAGAGAGTGCCCTGTCCATTAACAAATACTGACTGACAGCTTTTATATCTGTGGCCCCTTGTGAGCCATTCACTGAAGTTCCCATTGAAATAGACAATGTAGGACACTAGGGTGCTGATGAGGACCCTCATAAAAGCACTCCTGTATCTAGTGGTGAAGATAGGTGCAATATAAACTAACTATTCTATccttataattacaattatcaAGTGTTCATTAGAAAGGTAAAGGACTTACATCAATagttaatataaaacaaaatgttctgtaCAGCTGACTTCTGTGCTATGTAATTGTGTGGCTGTATTTGTCACAGCTGTGCGTGCTGTTTCATTGGCTGTTAACGCCACTGATAAAGTCAGTCAGAGCTCATTTTTAGTAATTTCAGCGCTTgccgttttttttcccagtgtgtGCTCTCACCAGAAACATTTTGTCAAACCCAAGTCACAGATGAGGTGTGTGGatctcctcccactctccctaTTCCTGCCTCGTGTCTCCTGTTGGTGTCATTAGAGCTGTGTCACTGCACTCCAAATGGCCTACTGCGACTCAGGGAGGTGATGTCACTCTGCCAGCCCCACACCTCatccccttctctgtctccaggCGCCCCCGATGCCTCTTCTCAAACCGAGTCATCCTCACACTGCCTTACACCTGTGTGGTGTAATGACTGTGGGATATATATAACAGAATAAGCTAATAAATTTAGTATTTAGTGTTATCTGTTATTTCCAATTGCAGTTCTATCCCTCAGATTACTTTAATTGCACTTTGTATATTAGAAAGCACCCTGCGTTTAATTTAGACAATACAGTAActgcatgctttttaaaaagtctcATTGAAATCTATGGTCTATCACCTTCAGCAGGATGTAGACTCACTAGCTCCACAGTTAAAGGATAAATTTgagcaaaaatataaaaaaattgttCCTTCCCCTCCAGTTCAGTAAGATTGTATATTGTAAAAGAAGGCACCAGTTTCATAGTCAGGAAATCTCTTTTCTCCAGACCAGTGTTTTGTTCATCCTCCCTGGTGCATGACCAGTAAATGAACActtgatttcaatttttttctgacCTCTGTAAAGAGCAAAAATATAGAgtctgtatttatatattttagtgATCAAGAACGAATAGCAACAACACAATTTGGTAATGTAATTTGGTGacatttatattacagttaGAGAGCGTGAAGTTGGTTTAGGTTTTCTGTATGGATACCCGCTATTCAAAAGGTACAGAATAACTTCAAGTTTGAGATCTTTGGTGGAGGTACATTGTAAGAGCTCTAGGTATTGTGTCGGGAGCCATACTCCACTTATACATGTAAGTATTGTATAAGTAAACATAATAAATAGGTGTCTAGTGACattatattgaaatgaaaatatagtaCAGAATAATGACCTCAGGTGACTTCTGAGTAAAGCCAGTGTGTCCAACCAACcattcttttgtcttttcaaaaaTCACTCCAGAAAGAACTCAGTAGTCTGGCAGTCTGGGGGCTTTGCACCGAGAAGCTTAATTTTACTGCACTGTTCATCAAATATTTAGAGCCAGGCCTTGTTTTTCCACTTGAATTCCCCGAGATCTTATCCACAAGAATTTAAAATAAGTGTTGCATAAAGATGTTAGTGGGCCGCAGAATCTGGCCTATAGTCAGTGCTGTCTAAGGGTAGTATAGGACAGGGCAATTTCTGTGGAGCATCCAGAGAATCTGAGTGGAGGATTTGTGCTGGGGAACAGTTTGAATGTGGAACATCTTTCTGTTATACTGGGACAGCATTTTCCAGCGTgtgcctcctgctctcccatCACGGCTCCCTAATCCGGGAAAGCTTGGCAGCAAGCGGGTACCAATCTGTTCTGCTACATCAGGGACACTCTTAAGACTGCGCTCCCATCTGTATGACAATCACATACTGCCAGCCGCTTGTCAAACATGCCCACTGACCCAGGACTGATCCGAATCTTAAAAAGCCCTTTTAAAAGAGCTACTGTAGGACATGCAGAATGTGGGATAATGTAATCTCTGTACAGTAAGAGAgaccattttgaaatgtatgctacagtatgtgtttcTCAGTTATTTGTGTGATCGTGGTACCTGGTAAAGCCAGTAAACAGTACTATAAAAAGGTGAGTTGTCTGTACTgaataacaaatataaacaaataccctaaaaaaacaaaaaaaaacaccctatCATTAATGTGGAGATaattgcaaaaaatgttttcagcttttgttCTGGATGAAAAGTTTAAATTAATATTAGTCTGACCCACCCTATACAGCATAAAGGTAATCTTTTAATATTGTGGctgcaaaaacagcagcatccaGCCTAagttaatataaaacatatttgtgtgttcaGTACTGTATCATCAGTTCAGCAATATGTGTCATAGCAAGGAATCCAATGACAATGTTTAGTGTTGGACTTACAGTAACAAATACCCCTCAGAAAAGcaataataatttgtttatcACGGAATTATAAAGTTTTATATCCAATGCACTTCTCTCTGGAAGAAGTGGGAATGTAAGTCATAACTTGTGCAAATTAGTCATGTGACAATGGGGGGTAGAAGGATGGTATGAATATTCAAGAGCAAGGAAAGGGGAAGTCATGACTATGGTTCTCTCTCAGGGGGACGTTTCCAAGCAACTGGAGCAGCTGGCTTTGAGTACTTCTCTAAGTCTGATGTCAGCCAGTTGGAATTTTTTTATCAGGGCTTTCATCAGGGTGCCAGGGACTAATGACTGAAAAGAAGGTTACGGTCTTTGtttggagagacagacagacagacacagaaaggggagagagatgggatGAGGAAGGAAGGGAAAGGCAAGCAAAAGCAGAaaggagaacagaaaaaaagaacaaatgacaAGTACAAATCAAAATTTTAGTTTGCTAAATGTACCATAGAATGTATAGAATGCTAATATGTATCACCATACTGTGATGACAACTACACTACCCTTGGTGAAATTACTAAAATGTCTTTCCCCTCAGAAAAATCAAGAAGTAACTGCTatttttgcactgcagtttctctgtgctgttgccACAGAGACGGTTCTGCCAATAGTTTCACCCTCTGTTATGCTCTTTGGATCTGTCACTGAGAGTTTGGTCTCTGATGCCAGCAGGAGTTTTAGCTTCACTGCGAGAGGCTGTTCCACAGCTATATACTGCCGTGAGAAGTGGCTCCGCACATCCAGCACCATGCTGTGTCACAATGGTGTTCCAGGTGCCCTTCCTGGAGGACCACCATTCCTGCTGGGGTGTTTTTGAAGATCGCTTAAAGTGGCTCTGGTTCTGAATCACTATGTGCCACTGGGTGCACCTGGCCTAGTTTGGCACTGCGGCTGAAGTCAAACCTGGGGTGAAACAAACCTGGTAGTTTTTTTGGGTTCGGTTTTTTTATATGTAGACTAACCAATAATTCCTGTACACAATTTTCATCTCACTGAAAAAGCCATAGAAGCTTCTCTAGAGTCACCTAGATTTTTTTGAGCAAAAtctacgttacattacattcatttagcagatgctcttatccagagcgacttccagcacaatagaacataagtgtatccattcaagctgaatgagcaaaaGAGCCTCAAATGTAGAGCCTCTATCTTCTTCAAAGGTtacctgaaaaaaaatacagagactGGGAGCCAAGATGCTGTGGGCATTTGAATATATCCTGTTTCTTCTCTTCGGTCCTTAGAAAAATATTGTGTGCATAAGGTGTGGGTATGGATAGCGTAGCGTGCAGTGATGGTACACAGAATACCAAACTGATGTTCCGGACAGGACAAGGGAACATTGCACCTCCTTGCACTGAGTAAACAAGGATTATTCTCACTGCCTGTGTTCCTTTTCCCTGAAGTCCCATTACAACTGTAGTCAGTGGcattattattgcattacagTGCCTCCGGTTTTCAGGACATAACCATCCATGCGTGTCTGAGAGTGAAACAACTGGGTGGGGCAGATATCACAGATCTTCAGGGCATCCCACCCATTATGCCCCAGTCTTCTAATTAATCCCATTGTATCTTTAGCACAAAGCatgcttcttttcattttcctaTGACTATAATGATTCAGTGCACATGAGGTGGccctgtttcctgtttgctttgtgtAAAGCTGTGTCTTGTATCCCCTAAGCGCTTGTGTTTTGTAATGCGTTTCAGTTATTAATCTTTCCTTGTGGTGCTGCATTGTCTCTCCCTGCAGTGTGAACAGGCTGATTGATATGCAGCCCTGTGTGTAGGGTTGCTCCCAATGCCTCTGGGTGAGACTCAGACAAATACATAGCATGCCAGTGactcctccccacctccctgcagacacacacatgcatgtgcacacacacacacacacacacacacacaccccacccactcttttctctctttcagtgcaCCACTGAACCTGTCCCGATATGTACCATCTGCAGTGCACTGAAGTATATGTATGATATTTTGTAGTTTTCCATTATTAGCACTGTGCCTCAGAGAACGTCAACGTTGCATCATAATTCAAATGATTCATAATATGGTGTGACTATGGATTTGTTCCACCTGAACAGCGTAACATAATTCTACAGCAGCACAATATTAAATAAGGCATACTGCAGAACCGTATCATATGTTTATGATATTGTTTATGGTGCTGATGGTGTAGTCAATTCCAGAATATGTTTAAGTGATGATAGCTGGCAGTGGCAGTGTACTGCACATACTCATAATGAAGaattttgctgtaataaaaaGGGACAATAAAGGCTACAGTTAGAGAAGAGAGTACTCACTCGGAATTGCTCATTAGCTGCAGAAGTCATAAAACCATTCACCCTGCATCTTTGACCTGTTACCAGGTTTGCAAGGCAcgtttcatttttactttcgCACATTCAGCCCTGGGTCTTGCCCTTGTTTTTGCACTcactccttctcttcctctttgatGTCTGTGTGAACTCAGAATCCAAATAAGCTTCACTGTCTTAACATGAAGGATCCTAAGTTGCCATCGGGGCAGAACAACGAAGCCCTGAAACGTAAGATGAAGCATGACAGATAAGGGCACGTATAAAGAGTCTGCCTTCTATTTGTGCCTCCAAAATCATAAGATACCCTGCAGGTCAGCAAACTGCAAGTTAAGTCCCAAACCCTGGCTTTCTGCTCTTcctgcctctgctctctgctcgGCTTTTGAAACCACTGTGAATCCAGTATGTGGCTGAGAAAGATCTACCGCCAGTAGATGACAGCAAATACAAAGGCATcaaaaacacaatcaatttATGATCCCTTTTATGAAACttttatatgtataatgtaaaaaaaaaacttgtatcATTGTCAAAAAGGGTTTAAGACTGGACTGTCAAACACAGTTAATGTTACAGTGTTTTATGTATCAGAACACCTATATAGGCGATGTGGAATATGGCTTTAATTTCATGCAGTTGGCTAAAGGGTAACcttaactgaaaggttttcTGGGGCAGGAACAGAAGACAGCTGTGACCCAGTAGTCATACAGCTGGTGCTGCAGAGGGCAGCTGAGGACGAGCTGCTTTCAGCGAAGCGGGAATAAACCATCTGCTTGTATGTTATACTCAATAAATGTCAATGCACCTGCAAAGGCAGGCGAAGCTTGCATGACCCTCGGTCCTTTTCTCTGAGACTGCATTGTCTCGCCCTGCCTTTCCCTGTAAACTATTTCGTTCCCCTgaagtgttctgtgtgtgcttcagtAAGCAGCCATTGGGCAGACTTCCTCTtgcccccccttcctcccttgTTCCCTtattttccctccctctctgtgacctGTTCCTGTTTAACTTTGCTGacacaaacagaagcagagaggcCATCATACTGAGGCACTGGTGGTTAACAATGCGCTAATCCGTGCTGACAATGGCCTTTGGTGAACCTTCTTTACCCTCACATTCAGACAAGATCAAAAATGTTTGTTCAAACCAGGTCATGTAATACTTTTTGTAGATATCACATAAACGTCACCAGTTGCAGTGTTTTGTCTTCTCTATAAGGTTTCACTctcataataaaaatgtcaggcCTGCTAAAACAGAAGCAACTGTTTTTCAACCAGCTCATGGGAATTGTGAGATTTCATTCTTGTGATGCATCTTTGTGATCTACTTCAAGGCTGACTTAGTTTCTGATCTTGACGTGACTATTTTGTACGGTTTGAagggaaacagaaacaaaataacagaagtaGGCTACTTTCTTGTGGCTTGGTTTTACGTTGTagaaacaacagacaaaaaaacaattctcCCTTTGTTTGGAATGATGAACAGATCAGCACGCTCGCGAATGTCGTCAGTGGTGTTAGACTCTTTTGCTTTATGCACGGCAAAACCTGGTActctgcttttctttcctgGGAAGCACTGTACTGAGGTTACTGGTGAGGTGTCTGCTCTTTCTGGAAAAGACTGGCTTTGTAACTGGGAcccttctctcctgtctccatcctcttcctctatcccctccctccccatctccctccagATGTGTCCCCAGTGTTGGCGGGCTTCATAGGCGCAGGGGtcctggtggtggtggtggtggtggccgTCTTCCTGTGGACCTGCTGCCAGCGGCGCTACCGCCAGATGACGGGCAGCTACAAGCTCCACTCCAGCCACTGCGACTCGGCCACCGACCCGCCCTACAAGTTCATCCACATGCTGAAGGGCATCAGCATCTACCCCGAGACACTCAGCAACAGCAAGAAGGTGGTGAGGCTGGCGCGGCGCCCGGGGGGCCGGGTGGAGCGGGACGCGGAGTGGGGCAGAGCGAGCGCCGGCAGCGGAGGGGTTCTCATGGTGGACGCGGCCGACAACAGCATGCTCAACACCCCCAACCTGCAGATGAACCACCTCGTCCCCAGCGGGCAACCTAAACTGGAGCGCGACCTGCCCATCCGGGCTGACTACTGCTGCTTGGACAGCAGCTCGGCCAGCAGCAGCGAGACCAACAGCACTGTCGCCAGCAAGACGGCCACACCCTTCACTCCCGCCGAGGAACCCAACCTGGGAACGCTCACCCTGGCCGTGGACTACAACTTCCCTAAGAAGGCGCTGGTGGTGACCATCCAGGAGGCCCGGGGCCTGCCAGTCGTGGACGAGCAGTCGGGCAGCTCCGACCCCTACGTGAAGATGACCATCTTACCCGAGAAGAAGCACCGTGTCAAGACCCGCGTGCTGCGCAAGACGCTGGAGCCTGTCTTCGACGAGACCTTCACCTTCTACGGTGTACCGTACAGCTCTCTGCCCGACCTGGTGCTGCACTTCCTCGTGCTCAGCTTCGACCGCTTCTCCCGCGATGACGTCATCGGCGAGGCCATGGTGCCGTTGGCTGGTGTGGACCCCAGCACTGGCCGCGTTCAGCTCACCCAGCAGATCTGCAAGAGGAGCTTACAGGTAAGAGGGGAGGGACAACACtggcacactgacacaggcgTGAGTCACTCCCACAGTTCCCACACCAGAGCAGGCATTCACATATGGCACTTTTTTATGTACACAGTGACTGATGGCcactgagagacagaatgaCTAAGTGcgaaaatgaataacaattaaTCTAAGAAGTGCACGCGTAAGAGACGGAGGATGCTTTCGACATTGCCAGCAAGAAACTAGTGAGCTCACTCATCTGAAGGAGCTCCGAGACTCATACACAGACGCAGACACTGAcgcacagtgagacacagtagCCCTCGGTGCAACAGATGGACCACCACGGAACAGTGTGGAGGTGGCAGCTGCTTAAGgccagacacagcagagagcaagagaggctGTTTCACGTCACGCTGTGGTAGTGAGGCAGAGACAAATGCACATAGTcacgcagacacactcacagatacacacagtcacatacatgCAGACGTAAAAGAACAGTCATACAAGCACTCTCCTTCTCATTGTACCAGTTTAATTGcacatgggggtgggggggcgtgtgtgtgtcttttgcATATTCGTGGTTGTACCTTGCCAGgatgtttttttacacagtcATATACATGCAGACCAGGGTTTCCATTatccggtaattaccggtttttgtctggtaaaatttataaaaaaccgataaattaaaaact harbors:
- the syt11b gene encoding synaptotagmin-11b yields the protein MAEITNIKPVYDVSPVLAGFIGAGVLVVVVVVAVFLWTCCQRRYRQMTGSYKLHSSHCDSATDPPYKFIHMLKGISIYPETLSNSKKVVRLARRPGGRVERDAEWGRASAGSGGVLMVDAADNSMLNTPNLQMNHLVPSGQPKLERDLPIRADYCCLDSSSASSSETNSTVASKTATPFTPAEEPNLGTLTLAVDYNFPKKALVVTIQEARGLPVVDEQSGSSDPYVKMTILPEKKHRVKTRVLRKTLEPVFDETFTFYGVPYSSLPDLVLHFLVLSFDRFSRDDVIGEAMVPLAGVDPSTGRVQLTQQICKRSLQCVNRGELLVSLSYQPVTHRLSVVVLKAKHLPKMDITGLSGNPYVKVNVFYGRKRIAKKKTHVKKCTLNPIFNESFIYDVPAELLPDISVEFLVIDFDRTTKNEVVGRLVLGTHSPCSSGATHWREVCESPRRQIAKWHTLSEY